From a region of the Oscarella lobularis chromosome 7, ooOscLobu1.1, whole genome shotgun sequence genome:
- the LOC136189048 gene encoding uncharacterized protein, which produces MSQQQNDSKVVVVIVVVVVVVAVIVVVAVTIVVVIIVAGSAICAGNGSVAVCFIVSSVGQFVIGGSSDYIFVDVIIGDVVVIAVVAVAVVVTIIVAVAIVVAGSATCAGTGSVAVCFIARRGGISGKREREKLLRRFEEKKWHSLFESSRSQRHNRHSSQSTLSGDYCEVGALDEGIIKAVRSKVKAGELSRAANLLTSSGIDPSSEDTFEKLALKHPARRVPVTSSDYTTSEQPLQIDLPALFNALHRCPKGSACSIDGWRFEHLEVLSGGDESSTLLVDACNAFLAGEIPSTVATVLAGAKLIALRKANNDVRPIAVGNCLRRLTAKAACSLLESKIESFLSPYQFGVCTPGGADLMIHVIQLVLQSNPHWVLLKTDAKNAFNSVSRKTILDNVRDSFSELLSFVSKCYVQSSTLLTTVGDTLSAISSEEGVQQGDPLGPFLFALAIHPILQNANVGSNCHTVCYLDDAIILGEKSQVLATYQEIKRRLADIGLQLPEEKCEAFSFCDIEDWPIPVPIRRGVDVLGSPIGSEEFVESSCLQKAKKASALLEKLPLLGDGQTANALLRSCANSKINHLCRTVSPHLIVKAASLHDSNFVQSFENIIGRRLNDAQKEQIFLSIKHGGFGFQRTADPDRAEFFREFCPPPVGPSSNRVILDQIESSLTSLQASASQSSLDVSTFADALGQPVKLQQKLRKNQRNSLYRKYLESLSQKDRARLLSCGGSSSGCWLHALPRSHNLTLKSAEFSFASLLRLGAGMPALDGLKHCVPQCGKAIDPEGFHALTCKWGGGGMHRHDGYLHRFYMMLTSLNFRCGKEVLEQFHDKKRLDIVVYDFAEGKKLLLDITITHPHSKNFISPASLISGHAASEKEKSKKRKFLKEATVAGHLFRPIALETFGQWGSAIRNTVNEVSRLAPRELRTSVSQFRVDWKQRLAVSLQRENCKIVADKVAAIHASQDRCLRSRGFCPA; this is translated from the exons ATGTCGCAACAACAAAACGACtccaaagtcgtcgtcgtcatcgtcgtcgttgtcgtcgtcgtcgccgtcattgtcgtcgtcgcagtcactatcgtcgttgtcatcaTTGTCGCCGGATCCGCCATCTGTGCCGGCAACGGATCGGTCGCTGTCTGCTTTATTGTCAGTTCAGTCGGACAGTTCGTTATCGGCGGTAGCTCTGACTacatcttcgtcgacgtcatcatcggcgacgtcgtcgtcatcgccgtcgtcgccgtcgctgtcgtcgtcaccaTTATTGTCGCCGTTGCCATCGTTGTCGCCGGATCCGCCACCTGTGCCGGCACCGGATCGGTCGCTGTCTGCTTTATTGCCA GGAGAGGAGGAATAtcaggaaaaagagaaagggagaAGCTTCTGCGGCgatttgaagagaagaagtgGCACTCCCTCTTTGAATCGTCTCGTTCCCAGCGGCACAATCGTCACTCGTCGCAAAGTACGCTCAGCGGGGACTATTGCGAGGTTGGCGCTTTAGATGAAGGCATCATCAAGGCCGTTCGATCCAAGGTCAAAGCCGGAGAGCTGTCTCGAGCAGCTAATCTGCTTACGTCTTCGGGCATTGATCCTTCGAGCGAGGATACGTTCGAGAAGCTGGCGCTGAAACACCCGGCCAGACGAGTTCCGGTAACATCAAGTGACTATACCACCTCAGAGCAGCCGCTTCAAATCGACCTCCCAGCTTTGTTCAACGCTCTTCACCGCTGCCCAAAGGGGTCTGCATGCAGCATCGACGGCTGGCGTTTTGAACACCTTGAAGTCCTGTCTGGCggagacgaatcgtcgacgctacTGGTTGATGCGTGTAACGCATTTCTCGCCGGAGAGATTCCATCTACTGTCGCCACTGTACTCGCTGGAGCGAAACTGATTGCTCTCAGAAAAGCTAACAACGACGTCCGACCGATCGCAGTGGGAAATTGTCTTCGCCGCCTGACGGCAAAAGCGGCATGCTCTCTTCTAGAGAGCAAAATTGAGTCATTCTTATCGCCGTATCAGTTTGGCGTCTGTACTCCCGGCGGTGCAGATCTAATGATCCATGTGATTCAGCTCGTTCTTCAGAGCAATCCTCACTGGGTTCTTCTAAAGACGGACGCTAAGAATGCATTCAACTCGGTATCAAGAAAGACCATTCTCGACAATGTACGTGATAGCTTCTCGGAGctgctttctttcgtttcaaaaTGCTACGTTCAGTCATCTACGTTGCTAACTACCGTCGGTGACACTTTGTCGGCAATCTCGTCAGAGGAAGGAGTGCAGCAAGGCGACCCTCTGGGGCCCTTTTTGTTCGCACTTGCTATCCATCCTATTTTGCAAAATGCAAACGTGGGTTCGAACTGCCATACCGTCTGTTACTTAGACGATGCAATCATTTTGGGAGAAAAATCTCAAGTACTGGCAACGTATCAGGAAATAAAACGTCGATTGGCAGATATCGGCCTGCAACTACCGGAAGAGAAATGCGAAGCTTTCTCATTTTGCGACATTGAGGACTGGCCCATTCCGGTCCCGATTCGGCGAGGTGTCGACGTCCTCGGTTCGCCGATTGGAAGTGAGGAGTTTGTGGAATCTTCTTGCCTCCAAAAAGCTAAAAAAGCTAGCGCTCTGTTGGAGAAGTTGCCGCTGCTAGGCGATGGCCAAACCGCCAATGCTCTGCTTCGATCTTGCGCAAACTCGAAGATCAACCATCTCTGTCGCACAGTCTCTCCTCATCTGATAGTAAAAGCGGCAAGTTTGCACGATTCGAATTTCGTTCAATCGTTTGAGAATATCATTGGACGCCGTCTCAACGACGCGCAGAAGGAGCAGATTTTCTTGTCCATCAAACACGGCGGTTTTGGATTCCAGCGCACCGCGGAC CCTGACCGTGCCGAATTCTTTCGCGAATTCTGCCCCCCGCCAGTGGGCCCATCAAGCAATCGCGTCATTTTAGATCAGATTGAATCGTCTCTAACGTCTTTGCAAGCGAGTGCCAGCCAGTCGTCTCTCGATGTCTCTACCTTCGCGGACGCACTGGGTCAGCCTGTGAAGCTACAACAAAAGTTGAGAAAAAACCAGCGAAACAGCTTGTACCGCAAGTATTTGGAAAGTCTGAGCCAGAAAGATCGCGCCCGGCTACTCAGCTGCGGTGGATCGTCATCAGGGTGCTGGCTTCATGCATTGCCAAGATCGCACAATCTCACTTTGAAGAGTGCGGAATTTTCATTCGCCTCTTTGCTGCGTCTTGGCGCCGGCATGCCAGCTCTTGATGGTCTGAAGCATTGCGTTCCCCAGTGCGGAAAGGCGATCGACCCGGAAGGCTTTCACGCTCTCACTTGCAAATGGGGAGGAGGCGGAATGCACAGGCACGACGGCTATCTTCACCGATTTTATATGATGCTGACATCGCTGAATTTCCGATGCGGGAAAGAAGTTCTTGAGCAGTTTCACGACAAAAAGCGTCTCGATATTGTCGTGTATGACTTTGCCGAAGGCAAAAAGCTTCTTCTGGACATTACGATCACGCATCCGCATTCGAAAAATTTCATCTCGCCTGCCAGTCTGATTTCCGGTCACGCCGCcagcgaaaaagagaaatcgaaaaagcgaaaattcCTGAAAGAGGCAACTGTTGCTGGGCATTTGTTTCGCCCTATCGCTCTGGAAACATTTGGCCAGTGGGGAAGTGCAATCCGGAACACGGTCAACGAAGTCTCTCGTCTTGCGCCGAGGGAACTCAGAACGAGCGTCAGTCAATTTCGCGTCGATTGGAAGCAGCGGTTGGCAGTCAGTCTGCAGAGGGAAAACTGCAAAATTGTGGCGGACAAGGTCGCGGCTATACATGCCAGCCAGGATCGATGTTTGCGATCGCGGGGCTTCTGCCCCGCTTGA